A genome region from Thermoanaerobacterium xylanolyticum LX-11 includes the following:
- a CDS encoding glutamine synthetase III, which translates to MSENSLKNIFGANVFNDAVMREHLPKQTYNALRKTIDEGLPLDPKVADVVANAMKDWAIEKGATHFTHWFQPLTGITAEKHESFISPTPDGKVITEFSGKELIKGEPDASSFPSGGLRATFEARGYTAWDCTSPAFVKDNVLYIPTAFCSYTGEALDLKTPLLRSMEALSKEALRVLKLFGNNTSKRVITTVGPEQEYFLIDKKLYEKRKDLILTGRTLFGAKPPKGQEMEDHYFGTIRERVFEFMKELDEELWKLGISAKTEHNEVAPAQHELAPIFNTTNIATDHNQLTMDIMKKVALRNDLVCLLHEKPFAGVNGSGKHNNWSMSTDDGLNLLDPGKTPHENAQFLVFLCAVIKAIDEYADLLRVSAATPGNDHRLGANEAPPAIISIFLGDQLTDILEQIGETGGATNSKQGGELKIGVTTLPTLHKDSTDRNRTSPFAFTGNKFEFRMVGSSSSVATANYILNTIVADVLSEIADRLEKADNFDEEVQKILKEIVVNHKRVIFNGNGYSEEWVKEAEKRGLPNIASTVDAIPALLKDKNVKVMEKHGVLSKVELEARYEIMLENYSKTINIEALTMIDMAKKQILPAVLKFIKNVADSINAVKETGLDASVDAQADLLKEVSSLTAEFKRRIDNLESAVNNASNIEGDSFAVAKYYRDEVFAKMGELREIGDKLETLVDADIWPLPTYADMLFYV; encoded by the coding sequence ATGTCAGAAAATTCTTTGAAAAATATTTTTGGCGCCAATGTATTTAATGACGCAGTGATGAGAGAGCATCTACCAAAGCAAACATACAATGCTTTAAGAAAGACAATCGATGAGGGACTACCACTTGACCCAAAAGTTGCCGACGTAGTAGCAAACGCTATGAAAGACTGGGCTATCGAAAAAGGAGCGACGCATTTTACACATTGGTTTCAACCATTGACAGGTATTACTGCAGAAAAACACGAATCTTTTATCTCTCCTACACCAGACGGTAAAGTCATCACAGAATTTTCAGGCAAAGAACTTATAAAAGGCGAGCCTGATGCATCGTCATTCCCTTCAGGCGGATTAAGGGCTACATTCGAAGCAAGAGGCTATACTGCATGGGATTGTACATCTCCTGCATTTGTCAAAGATAATGTCCTATACATCCCAACCGCATTTTGCTCATACACTGGCGAAGCATTAGACTTAAAGACACCTTTATTGCGCTCTATGGAAGCATTATCAAAGGAAGCATTAAGAGTTCTTAAGTTATTTGGAAATAACACTTCAAAAAGAGTCATAACAACTGTTGGTCCAGAGCAAGAGTATTTTTTGATAGATAAAAAATTGTATGAAAAACGCAAAGACTTAATATTGACAGGCAGAACATTATTTGGCGCAAAACCACCAAAAGGTCAAGAAATGGAAGATCATTATTTCGGCACTATTAGGGAAAGAGTTTTCGAATTCATGAAAGAGCTTGATGAGGAGCTTTGGAAATTAGGAATATCAGCTAAGACCGAGCACAACGAAGTCGCACCTGCTCAACATGAATTAGCGCCAATCTTCAATACGACAAACATAGCAACGGATCACAATCAATTGACAATGGATATAATGAAAAAAGTTGCTTTAAGAAATGATCTAGTATGTCTATTGCACGAAAAACCATTTGCCGGTGTCAACGGATCTGGAAAACACAACAACTGGTCTATGAGTACAGATGACGGTTTAAATTTATTAGATCCCGGAAAGACTCCACACGAAAATGCACAATTTTTAGTTTTCCTGTGTGCAGTTATCAAAGCAATCGATGAATACGCTGATTTACTAAGAGTATCTGCTGCAACACCTGGAAATGACCACAGGCTTGGTGCAAATGAAGCTCCACCGGCAATAATCTCGATTTTCTTAGGCGATCAATTAACTGATATTTTAGAACAAATAGGCGAAACTGGCGGTGCCACAAACTCAAAGCAAGGTGGAGAATTGAAAATTGGCGTAACAACGCTTCCTACGCTTCACAAAGATTCCACCGACAGAAACAGAACATCTCCATTCGCATTTACTGGAAACAAATTTGAGTTTAGAATGGTAGGTTCTTCATCATCAGTAGCAACTGCAAACTATATTTTAAACACGATTGTAGCAGATGTTTTATCTGAAATTGCAGATAGACTTGAAAAAGCCGATAATTTTGATGAAGAAGTTCAAAAAATATTAAAGGAGATCGTAGTAAATCATAAAAGAGTTATCTTCAACGGAAACGGGTATTCAGAAGAATGGGTAAAAGAAGCTGAAAAGAGAGGACTTCCAAATATAGCTTCAACAGTTGATGCTATTCCTGCCCTTTTGAAAGACAAAAATGTAAAAGTCATGGAAAAACACGGCGTATTAAGCAAGGTAGAATTAGAAGCTCGCTATGAAATAATGTTGGAAAATTACTCAAAGACTATAAACATAGAAGCGTTGACAATGATTGATATGGCTAAAAAGCAAATTCTTCCGGCAGTTTTAAAATTCATTAAAAATGTTGCAGACTCTATAAACGCAGTAAAAGAAACTGGATTAGACGCTTCAGTTGACGCACAAGCCGATTTATTGAAGGAAGTTTCTTCATTGACAGCCGAATTTAAGAGAAGAATCGACAATCTTGAAAGCGCTGTAAATAATGCATCAAATATTGAAGGAGATTCTTTTGCCGTAGCTAAATATTACAGAGATGAAGTATTTGCAAAAATGGGAGAGCTTAGAGAAATAGGTGACAAATTAGAAACTTTGGTAGACGCTGATATTTGGCCACTTCCAACATATGCAGACATGCTTTTCTACGTGTAG
- the smpB gene encoding SsrA-binding protein SmpB, with amino-acid sequence MSSENIKVLAQNKKASHDYFIDEVYEAGIVLFGTEVKSVRMGKVNLKDSFALIENNEVFLYNMHISPYEKGNIFNKDPLRTRKLLLNRREINKLTGYVTQKGYTLVPLRVYLKHGLVKVELAVARGKKLYDKREDMARRDAKREIERHFKESQHI; translated from the coding sequence ATGAGTAGTGAAAATATAAAGGTGCTTGCACAAAACAAAAAAGCCAGTCACGACTATTTTATAGATGAAGTTTATGAAGCAGGCATTGTGCTTTTTGGTACAGAAGTCAAATCTGTACGCATGGGCAAAGTGAATTTGAAGGACAGCTTTGCACTTATAGAAAACAATGAGGTTTTCTTATACAATATGCATATAAGCCCATATGAAAAAGGCAATATTTTTAACAAAGATCCACTTAGAACGAGGAAATTGCTTCTTAATAGAAGAGAGATTAATAAATTGACTGGCTATGTCACTCAAAAAGGCTATACATTGGTTCCTTTAAGGGTTTATCTTAAACATGGGCTTGTAAAGGTGGAATTAGCAGTTGCCAGAGGTAAAAAATTGTACGATAAAAGAGAAGATATGGCAAGAAGAGATGCTAAGAGGGAGATAGAAAGGCACTTTAAAGAAAGTCAGCATATATGA
- the rnr gene encoding ribonuclease R — protein MNFKDKLLELFSDENYKPSKIENILKMLDVDYSQKGIVEELLKDLEKDGTIYKTKNEKYALSERLDIIKGKIDATSRGFAFLIPENESIKDIFISKDNLNSAMQNDTVLVRVTKKVEGKKWEGEVVKILKRANSTIVGTFEKSRNFGFVVPDDRSITQDVFISKADTMNAEDGMKVVVKITKWPEKRRSPEGKIIEILGRKNDPGVDVLSVIRSYNIPEEFPKKVIKEAENIQEKISSEEITGRIDLRHLNIVTIDGEDAKDLDDAVAVEKLESGDYVLYVSIADVSHYVKEGSELDKEALNRGCSVYFIDRVIPMLPHRLSNGICSLNPSEDRLTLTVKMKIDKNGNVIDHDIFESIIRSKERMTYTNVYKILEENDEKLKERYKDLIEDFNNMRDLAKILLERRKRRGSVDFDFEEAKIIVDEKGKPIDIVKIERNVAHRIIEEFMLVANETVAEHMHWINVPFVYRVHEHPDMEKLMAFNKFIHNLGYHIKGIGGDEIHPKALQELIKQVRGKNEQRVVETLLLRSLKRARYSPEDLGHYALATQYYTHFTSPIRRYPDLIIHRIIKENIHGKLNEKRQEHYNKILNDISLKASERERAADSAEKEIEDLKKVEYMKERIGNIYKAIIANVTNYGFFVELDNTVEGLVDIDTLDDDYYHYDDETYTLIGERTNRKFSIGDIVYVKVVGANVDRREIDFVLATPDEIRNVEGA, from the coding sequence ATGAATTTTAAAGATAAATTATTAGAGCTTTTTAGCGACGAAAATTACAAACCTTCAAAGATTGAGAATATTTTAAAAATGCTTGATGTGGATTATAGTCAAAAGGGCATTGTTGAGGAGCTATTAAAGGATTTAGAAAAAGATGGAACAATATATAAGACAAAAAATGAAAAGTACGCTTTGTCAGAAAGATTGGATATAATAAAAGGCAAAATAGATGCCACATCAAGAGGATTTGCTTTTTTGATACCTGAAAATGAAAGCATTAAGGATATATTTATTTCTAAAGATAATTTAAACAGTGCAATGCAGAATGATACAGTTCTTGTTCGGGTTACAAAGAAAGTTGAAGGGAAGAAGTGGGAAGGAGAAGTTGTAAAAATACTCAAGAGGGCTAATTCTACCATTGTAGGTACTTTTGAGAAAAGCCGCAATTTTGGTTTCGTAGTTCCTGATGATAGAAGCATTACGCAAGATGTATTTATTTCAAAAGCTGATACCATGAATGCCGAAGATGGTATGAAGGTGGTAGTTAAAATAACTAAGTGGCCTGAAAAGCGGAGAAGTCCTGAAGGAAAAATAATTGAAATTTTAGGCAGGAAAAATGATCCTGGAGTAGATGTATTGTCAGTGATTCGCTCGTACAATATACCTGAAGAATTTCCAAAGAAAGTCATAAAAGAAGCAGAAAATATACAAGAGAAAATATCAAGTGAAGAAATAACAGGAAGGATAGATTTGCGTCACTTAAATATTGTAACGATAGATGGTGAAGATGCAAAAGACCTTGATGATGCTGTGGCAGTAGAAAAACTTGAGAGCGGCGATTATGTACTTTATGTCAGCATTGCAGACGTCAGTCATTACGTCAAAGAAGGTTCTGAGCTTGATAAGGAAGCTTTAAATAGAGGTTGCAGTGTGTACTTTATAGATAGAGTCATACCAATGTTGCCACACAGATTGTCAAATGGAATTTGCAGCCTCAATCCATCTGAGGACAGATTGACACTTACGGTAAAGATGAAGATAGACAAAAATGGTAATGTTATAGATCACGATATATTTGAAAGTATAATACGAAGCAAAGAAAGAATGACTTATACTAATGTGTACAAAATCTTAGAAGAAAATGATGAAAAATTAAAAGAGCGATATAAAGATTTAATAGAAGATTTTAATAATATGAGAGATTTGGCAAAGATTTTGTTAGAAAGAAGGAAAAGGCGCGGTAGTGTAGACTTTGATTTTGAAGAAGCAAAAATAATTGTAGATGAAAAGGGAAAACCAATTGATATTGTAAAGATCGAAAGGAATGTAGCCCATAGGATTATTGAGGAATTTATGCTTGTTGCAAATGAGACAGTTGCTGAGCACATGCATTGGATCAATGTGCCTTTTGTATACAGGGTTCATGAGCATCCGGACATGGAGAAACTGATGGCATTTAATAAATTTATACATAATTTAGGTTATCACATAAAGGGCATTGGAGGAGATGAAATACATCCAAAAGCATTGCAAGAGCTTATAAAGCAAGTGAGGGGCAAAAATGAACAAAGAGTTGTTGAGACGCTTCTACTAAGGTCTTTAAAGAGGGCCAGATATAGCCCAGAGGATTTAGGACATTATGCTTTGGCGACGCAGTATTATACACACTTTACATCGCCTATAAGGAGATATCCCGATCTGATAATCCATAGGATTATCAAAGAGAATATTCATGGTAAATTGAATGAGAAGCGGCAGGAACATTATAACAAAATATTAAATGACATTTCATTAAAAGCTTCAGAGAGGGAAAGAGCGGCTGATTCGGCGGAAAAAGAGATTGAAGATTTGAAGAAAGTAGAATACATGAAAGAAAGAATTGGGAATATCTACAAAGCTATAATCGCCAACGTGACAAATTATGGCTTCTTTGTAGAGTTAGATAACACAGTAGAAGGATTAGTCGATATTGACACACTTGATGATGACTATTACCATTATGATGATGAAACATATACGTTAATAGGCGAAAGAACGAATAGAAAGTTTTCTATAGGTGATATTGTGTACGTAAAGGTAGTAGGTGCTAACGTGGACAGGAGAGAAATAGATTTTGTCTTGGCTACACCAGATGAAATCCGCAATGTTGAAGGTGCTTGA
- the ppdK gene encoding pyruvate, phosphate dikinase gives MAKKYVYLFSEGNASMRNLLGGKGANLAEMTNLGLPVPQGFTVTTEACTKYYEDGKKISDEIVEEIYKNMAILEEINNKKFGDKKNPLLVSVRSGARVSMPGMMDTILNLGLNDDTVVGLAEATNNERFAYDSYRRFIQMFSDVVMGIEKNKFEAILDAVKEENGAKYDTDLTAENLKEVVKRYKELYKKEMGVDFPQDPKIQLLEAVKAVFRSWDNPRAIVYRRLNDIPSDWGTAVNVQTMVFGNMGNDSGTGVAFTRNPATGEKALFGEFLMNAQGEDVVAGIRTPQPISTLKDIMPEVYNQFTEIANKLENHYRDMQDIEFTIERSKLYMLQTRNGKRTAQAALKVAIDLVNEGLIDEKEAVLRVDPKQLDQLLHPMFDADALKAAKPIAKGLPASPGAAAGKVYFTADDAVEAVKGRGEKVVLVRMETSPEDIEGMVVAQGILTGRGGMTSHAAVVARGMGTCCVAGCSAALIDENQKIMKIGDIVVKEGDYISIDGSTGNVYLGEIKTVPPSLTGNFATLMSWADKYRKLKVKANADIPRDAKVAVEFGAEGIGLCRTEHMFFAEDRIPAMREMIVSKTEEQRRNALNKLLPMQRSDFEGLFETMGEHPVTIRLLDPPLHEFLPHEDDDIKALADEMGMTFEDLKATVESLKEFNPMLGFRGCRLAVKYPEIAEMQTRAIIEAAINVSNKLGISIEPQIMIPLIGDVKEMKYVKDIIVKTAEEVLKEKNSNIKYLVGTMIEVPRAALTADEIAKEAEFFSFGTNDLTQLTFAFSRDDAGKFLESYYDKKIYDFDPFAKLDQTGVGKLVEMGTKLGRQTRPELNVGICGEHGGDPSSIEFCHKVGLDYVSCSPFRVPIARLAAAQAAIKDEK, from the coding sequence ATGGCTAAGAAATATGTATATTTGTTTAGCGAAGGAAATGCGTCCATGAGAAATTTACTGGGCGGAAAAGGGGCAAACCTTGCTGAAATGACAAATCTGGGCTTACCTGTTCCGCAAGGCTTCACTGTTACAACAGAAGCTTGCACAAAATATTATGAAGATGGTAAAAAAATATCTGATGAAATAGTAGAAGAAATCTACAAGAATATGGCTATTTTAGAGGAAATAAATAACAAAAAGTTTGGAGATAAGAAAAATCCGTTATTGGTTTCAGTGCGTTCAGGTGCAAGAGTTTCTATGCCTGGAATGATGGATACAATTTTAAATCTTGGGTTAAACGATGATACTGTTGTAGGACTTGCTGAAGCTACTAACAACGAGAGATTTGCATACGACAGCTACAGAAGATTCATTCAGATGTTTTCAGATGTCGTTATGGGAATTGAAAAGAATAAATTCGAAGCAATATTGGACGCTGTCAAAGAAGAAAACGGTGCAAAATACGATACAGATTTGACTGCAGAAAACTTAAAAGAAGTTGTAAAGAGATACAAAGAACTGTACAAGAAAGAGATGGGCGTTGATTTCCCACAAGATCCAAAGATTCAGCTCTTAGAAGCTGTCAAAGCCGTATTTAGATCATGGGATAATCCGAGAGCTATTGTTTACAGAAGGTTAAATGATATACCAAGTGATTGGGGTACTGCTGTAAATGTTCAGACAATGGTATTTGGCAATATGGGTAATGATTCTGGTACAGGTGTGGCATTTACGAGAAATCCTGCAACAGGTGAAAAAGCATTGTTTGGCGAATTCTTGATGAATGCTCAGGGTGAAGATGTCGTTGCAGGTATAAGAACGCCACAGCCAATATCAACATTAAAAGACATAATGCCTGAAGTGTACAATCAATTTACAGAAATTGCAAATAAATTGGAAAATCACTACAGGGATATGCAAGATATCGAGTTTACTATAGAAAGATCAAAGCTTTACATGCTTCAGACGAGAAATGGTAAGAGAACTGCTCAAGCAGCATTAAAAGTTGCAATAGACTTAGTAAATGAAGGCTTAATAGATGAAAAAGAGGCAGTGCTAAGGGTTGATCCAAAACAGCTTGACCAATTATTGCACCCAATGTTTGATGCAGATGCATTAAAAGCAGCAAAGCCTATTGCAAAAGGTTTACCGGCATCACCAGGTGCAGCAGCAGGAAAAGTGTATTTTACAGCAGATGATGCTGTTGAAGCTGTAAAAGGTAGAGGCGAAAAAGTGGTACTTGTAAGGATGGAAACATCTCCTGAAGACATAGAGGGTATGGTTGTTGCACAAGGTATTTTAACAGGCCGTGGTGGTATGACATCACATGCTGCTGTTGTTGCCAGAGGAATGGGTACATGTTGTGTTGCTGGATGCAGTGCTGCATTGATTGATGAGAATCAAAAGATAATGAAGATCGGTGACATTGTAGTTAAAGAGGGGGATTACATATCAATTGATGGAAGCACTGGCAATGTATATTTGGGAGAAATAAAGACTGTTCCACCTTCTCTTACAGGTAATTTTGCTACATTGATGAGCTGGGCAGACAAATACAGGAAGTTAAAAGTAAAAGCAAATGCTGATATACCGAGGGATGCTAAAGTTGCTGTAGAGTTTGGTGCTGAAGGAATAGGTCTTTGCAGAACAGAGCATATGTTCTTTGCTGAAGATAGAATACCTGCCATGAGAGAAATGATAGTATCAAAGACAGAAGAACAAAGAAGGAATGCACTAAATAAACTTCTGCCTATGCAAAGGTCAGACTTTGAAGGATTGTTTGAGACAATGGGCGAACATCCTGTTACAATACGTCTTCTCGATCCACCATTGCATGAATTCTTACCACATGAAGATGATGATATAAAAGCATTGGCTGATGAAATGGGAATGACATTTGAGGATCTTAAAGCAACTGTAGAAAGCCTCAAAGAGTTTAACCCAATGCTTGGTTTTAGAGGTTGTAGACTTGCTGTCAAGTATCCTGAAATAGCTGAAATGCAGACAAGAGCTATAATTGAAGCAGCTATAAATGTATCAAATAAACTTGGCATTAGTATTGAACCACAGATAATGATACCTCTTATTGGCGATGTAAAAGAAATGAAGTATGTAAAAGACATAATCGTAAAAACAGCTGAAGAGGTATTAAAAGAAAAGAATTCCAACATTAAGTATTTAGTTGGAACAATGATTGAAGTTCCAAGGGCTGCTCTTACAGCAGATGAGATTGCGAAAGAAGCAGAATTCTTCTCGTTTGGTACAAATGACTTGACACAGCTTACATTTGCATTCTCAAGAGATGATGCTGGTAAGTTCTTAGAATCATACTATGATAAGAAGATTTACGACTTTGACCCATTTGCAAAACTCGATCAGACTGGCGTAGGCAAACTTGTTGAAATGGGTACAAAACTTGGCAGACAGACAAGACCTGAATTAAATGTAGGAATCTGTGGCGAGCATGGTGGAGATCCGTCATCAATTGAGTTCTGCCATAAAGTAGGACTTGATTATGTATCATGTTCACCATTCAGGGTTCCAATCGCAAGACTTGCTGCTGCACAAGCCGCAATAAAGGATGAAAAATAA
- a CDS encoding pyruvate, water dikinase regulatory protein, whose product MDENVAIYLVSDSSIDTAEHVAAIAASRFGTNISQIKKFPYVGDKNQIDEIIIDASNNKNSLIIHTMVVDELKRYLLNKARQYDLRIVDVMGPIMDAIEGTTGIAPTELFFHKRKLDEDYFRKMDAIEFAVKHDDGKDVNGLLLADVVILGVSRTSKTPLCMYLAHKYIKAANFPLVPEVDPPKELFEIDHNKIFGLMINIDNLVEIRKERLKSLGLDSKAVYAAKDRIIKELNYAKEVMERLDCTVIDVTNKAVEETASIILNKINKGGL is encoded by the coding sequence GTGGATGAGAATGTAGCCATTTACCTTGTGTCTGATTCAAGCATTGATACGGCGGAGCATGTAGCAGCCATAGCCGCATCCAGATTTGGCACCAATATAAGTCAAATCAAAAAGTTTCCTTATGTTGGTGATAAAAATCAGATAGATGAAATAATAATAGATGCTTCTAATAATAAGAACAGCCTTATAATACATACGATGGTAGTCGATGAATTAAAACGATACCTTCTAAATAAGGCGAGACAGTATGATTTGCGCATCGTTGATGTGATGGGGCCTATTATGGATGCTATAGAAGGTACTACTGGCATTGCACCTACAGAATTATTTTTTCATAAGCGTAAGCTTGATGAAGACTACTTCAGAAAGATGGATGCAATTGAGTTTGCAGTAAAACATGATGATGGAAAAGATGTGAATGGTCTTTTGTTGGCTGATGTTGTAATACTTGGTGTTTCAAGGACATCAAAGACACCACTATGTATGTATCTTGCACATAAGTATATTAAAGCTGCAAATTTTCCACTGGTGCCTGAGGTGGATCCGCCAAAAGAATTGTTTGAAATAGATCACAACAAAATATTTGGTCTTATGATAAATATTGATAACTTGGTAGAAATACGAAAAGAAAGGCTTAAGTCATTGGGTTTGGATTCTAAGGCAGTTTATGCTGCTAAAGATAGAATCATAAAAGAGCTTAACTACGCTAAGGAGGTGATGGAGCGGTTAGATTGTACAGTGATTGATGTAACGAATAAAGCTGTCGAGGAAACAGCAAGCATAATATTAAATAAAATCAATAAAGGAGGACTATAA
- a CDS encoding glycine--tRNA ligase produces MAFDVTMDKIVSLAKNRGFIFPGSEIYGGLANTWDYGPLGVEFKNNVKRAWWRKFIQESQYNVGIDSAILMNPETWVASGHVGGFSDPLMDCKECKSRFRADKLVEDYLKEHGEETNVDGWTNERLKQFIDDNNVPCPVCGAHNFTDIRKFNLMFKTFQGVTEDSKSEIYLRPETAQGIFVNFKNVLRTSRKKIPFGIGQIGKSFRNEITPGNFTFRTREFEQMELEFFCKPGEDLEWFNYWKEFCMNWLLNLGLRKENLRFRDHSKEELSHYSNATTDIEYRFPFGWGELWGIADRTDFDLRRHMEHSGADLTYFDPVTNEKYTPYCIEPSVGADRVALAFLIDAYNEEVVEENDTRVVLKLHPALSPIKAAVLPLSKKLGENAYKLYDELRKDFVVDYDETGSIGKRYRRQDEIGTPYCITYDFDSLNDESVTIRDRDTMQQIRIKINEVKSYLEAKLKI; encoded by the coding sequence ATGGCTTTTGATGTAACCATGGATAAAATAGTGTCTCTTGCAAAAAATCGTGGCTTTATATTTCCTGGGTCTGAGATCTATGGAGGTTTGGCAAACACATGGGACTACGGTCCGCTTGGTGTTGAATTTAAAAACAATGTAAAAAGAGCTTGGTGGAGGAAATTTATACAGGAAAGTCAGTACAATGTGGGTATAGACTCTGCAATTCTGATGAATCCTGAAACATGGGTGGCATCTGGACATGTTGGCGGATTTAGCGATCCATTGATGGACTGTAAAGAGTGCAAATCTAGATTTCGTGCTGATAAGCTTGTAGAAGATTATTTAAAAGAACATGGAGAAGAAACAAATGTAGATGGTTGGACAAATGAAAGATTAAAGCAGTTTATAGATGACAACAACGTGCCGTGTCCAGTTTGTGGTGCTCATAATTTTACAGATATTAGAAAATTTAATTTGATGTTTAAGACGTTTCAAGGCGTTACTGAAGATTCGAAGTCAGAAATATACTTAAGACCTGAAACTGCACAGGGCATATTTGTCAACTTTAAAAATGTGCTAAGAACATCAAGGAAGAAGATACCATTTGGGATAGGGCAAATTGGCAAATCATTTAGAAATGAGATTACACCTGGAAATTTTACTTTTAGGACGAGAGAATTTGAACAGATGGAATTAGAATTTTTCTGTAAACCTGGTGAAGATTTAGAATGGTTTAATTACTGGAAAGAATTCTGTATGAATTGGCTTTTAAATTTAGGCTTGAGAAAAGAAAACCTGAGATTTAGGGATCACAGTAAGGAAGAGCTTTCGCATTACAGCAATGCTACTACAGATATAGAATACAGATTTCCATTTGGATGGGGAGAGTTATGGGGAATAGCTGACAGGACTGATTTCGATCTTAGACGTCATATGGAACATTCAGGAGCAGATTTAACATATTTTGACCCTGTTACAAATGAAAAGTACACACCATACTGCATTGAACCATCTGTAGGGGCTGATAGAGTAGCTTTGGCTTTTTTGATAGATGCTTACAATGAAGAAGTGGTAGAAGAAAATGACACAAGAGTCGTTTTAAAATTGCATCCTGCATTGTCACCGATAAAGGCAGCAGTTCTTCCTTTGTCTAAAAAGCTGGGTGAAAATGCTTATAAATTGTACGATGAACTAAGAAAAGATTTTGTGGTTGATTACGATGAGACAGGAAGCATTGGAAAAAGGTACAGAAGACAGGATGAAATAGGGACACCATACTGCATAACGTACGACTTTGATTCATTGAATGATGAATCGGTGACAATAAGGGATAGAGATACGATGCAGCAAATAAGGATTAAGATAAACGAAGTAAAGTCGTATTTGGAAGCTAAATTAAAAATATAA
- a CDS encoding DUF4342 domain-containing protein: MDNELEKIDQIVARTGVSYKEAKEALEKCNGDVVDALIYIEENKKNWTESISVAGSEVIDKIKEIVKKGNVTKIRIKKDDNVILEVPVTAGAISAIIVPQLTVIGAALAFFTNCTVEIERPNKEITVLKEEKQ; the protein is encoded by the coding sequence ATGGATAATGAGCTTGAAAAGATCGATCAGATTGTGGCTAGAACAGGTGTAAGCTACAAGGAAGCGAAGGAAGCCTTAGAAAAGTGCAATGGTGATGTGGTAGATGCCCTTATATACATTGAAGAAAATAAAAAGAATTGGACAGAGAGCATATCGGTTGCAGGTTCTGAAGTAATCGACAAGATAAAAGAAATTGTCAAAAAAGGCAATGTCACAAAAATAAGAATAAAAAAAGACGACAATGTGATACTTGAGGTTCCTGTCACCGCTGGAGCCATATCAGCCATCATAGTTCCTCAGCTTACTGTCATAGGTGCTGCATTGGCTTTTTTCACAAACTGTACTGTTGAAATAGAAAGACCAAATAAAGAAATAACTGTATTAAAAGAAGAAAAACAATAA
- the recO gene encoding DNA repair protein RecO — MKFIKTESIVLKSRLIGESDKVVTLFTKSNGKIDAIAKGARNSKSRYLGSSHPFSIGYYVLFEGQNYYYIDQWELIHSFLKIDDDILKLSYASYFADIVYKLLEENEKNTNIYNLLKYSMFLLEKDLFDCDLLSITFCLKFVTFMGYMPEVHHCLSCGRDDNIMYFSPLKGGVLCRDCKSSADDIFYIKRETLNMLRYLLSNGFGNIAKLRIQKDILVELDKIVTDYMSVHFDKNFESKYFLDKLKNM, encoded by the coding sequence ATGAAATTTATAAAAACAGAGTCCATTGTCTTAAAAAGCAGGTTAATAGGTGAATCAGACAAAGTCGTTACACTTTTTACGAAATCAAATGGTAAGATAGATGCAATAGCAAAAGGTGCAAGGAACTCGAAAAGTAGATATTTGGGTTCATCCCATCCTTTTTCAATAGGATATTATGTTTTGTTTGAAGGGCAAAATTACTATTATATTGACCAATGGGAGTTGATCCATTCATTTTTAAAGATAGACGATGATATTTTGAAGCTTTCTTATGCATCGTATTTTGCAGATATTGTTTATAAGCTGCTTGAAGAAAACGAAAAAAACACAAATATATATAATCTATTAAAGTATTCTATGTTTCTTTTGGAAAAAGATCTTTTCGATTGCGATTTGCTTTCAATCACTTTTTGTCTGAAGTTTGTCACATTTATGGGATATATGCCTGAAGTGCACCACTGTTTATCCTGTGGCAGAGATGATAACATTATGTATTTTTCGCCATTGAAAGGTGGTGTATTGTGCAGAGATTGTAAAAGCAGTGCTGATGACATATTCTACATAAAAAGAGAAACACTAAATATGTTAAGGTATTTGCTTAGCAATGGTTTTGGCAATATTGCAAAACTTAGAATACAAAAAGATATATTAGTAGAACTAGATAAAATAGTTACTGATTATATGAGTGTTCATTTTGACAAAAATTTTGAGTCAAAATATTTTTTAGACAAGTTAAAAAATATGTAG